From Gemmatimonadaceae bacterium, the proteins below share one genomic window:
- a CDS encoding RNA-binding S4 domain-containing protein, with the protein MTTHPEGTPLRTDPVRLDKWLWAARFYKTRSIAAEAVDGGKVYVNGERAKPAKSVRPGDTLRLRLGPYEHVVEVLGTSERRGPAPEAQRLYRETDDSRKARERLHWQLTKAAPAMEPAKGRPTKRDRRDLDRFRDR; encoded by the coding sequence GTGACGACGCATCCCGAGGGAACTCCGCTGCGGACCGATCCGGTCCGCCTGGACAAGTGGTTGTGGGCGGCGCGCTTCTACAAGACGCGCTCCATCGCTGCCGAAGCGGTGGACGGTGGCAAAGTGTACGTGAACGGCGAGCGTGCCAAGCCCGCCAAGAGCGTTCGGCCCGGTGATACCCTGCGCCTGCGCCTCGGCCCCTACGAGCACGTTGTCGAGGTGCTGGGCACCAGCGAGCGTCGCGGGCCGGCGCCCGAGGCACAGCGCCTCTACCGCGAGACCGACGATTCCCGGAAGGCCCGCGAGCGCCTGCACTGGCAACTCACGAAAGCCGCGCCGGCGATGGAGCCGGCCAAGGGACGGCCCACCAAGCGGGACCGGCGGGATCTGGATCGATTCCGCGACCGCTGA
- the infA gene encoding translation initiation factor IF-1 yields MAKEEAIELEGTVSEVLPSATFRVLLSNGHDVLATMAGKMRRFRIRVLQGDRVTVEVSPYDLSRGRITFRHKN; encoded by the coding sequence ATGGCGAAGGAAGAAGCGATCGAACTCGAAGGGACCGTCAGTGAAGTGTTGCCGAGCGCGACCTTTCGGGTCCTGCTCTCCAATGGTCACGACGTGCTGGCCACGATGGCCGGCAAGATGCGGCGCTTCCGCATCCGCGTCCTGCAGGGCGATCGCGTCACGGTCGAGGTCTCGCCCTACGACCTGAGCCGCGGCCGCATCACGTTCCGCCACAAGAACTGA
- a CDS encoding thioredoxin family protein: protein MLVPALALSFTFALGEIPAALRCEVEDGPGSSAAHAAVADPVAARAAIADSTLRATYESGVTWDSFLADARARRALWLSNWERALVPADALAQARALPGRWLILAIALDACSDSVNTIPYLAKLAEEVPALDIRIVHPDAARGLMAARRTPDGRAATPTVILLDLAGNEVGCWVERPAELQRRAIEARAGGGTSQFASEKQGWYDRDAGASTVREVVALLAAAAGGARGCDAGGPSSGL, encoded by the coding sequence ATGCTTGTCCCCGCGCTGGCGCTGTCGTTCACGTTCGCCTTGGGTGAGATCCCCGCCGCGCTGCGCTGCGAGGTTGAGGACGGTCCGGGATCGTCGGCAGCGCACGCGGCGGTGGCCGACCCCGTGGCAGCGCGCGCCGCGATTGCCGACAGCACGCTGCGCGCGACCTACGAGTCCGGCGTCACCTGGGACAGCTTCCTGGCCGACGCCCGCGCCCGTCGGGCGCTCTGGCTCAGCAACTGGGAGCGCGCCCTGGTGCCCGCGGACGCCCTCGCCCAGGCCCGTGCGCTGCCCGGCCGCTGGCTGATCCTCGCCATCGCGCTCGATGCCTGCAGCGACTCGGTCAATACGATCCCGTACCTGGCCAAGCTGGCCGAGGAAGTCCCGGCGCTCGATATCCGCATCGTGCACCCGGATGCGGCGCGGGGCTTGATGGCGGCTCGCCGTACGCCCGATGGGCGTGCGGCCACGCCAACCGTGATCCTGCTGGACCTGGCGGGCAATGAGGTCGGCTGCTGGGTCGAGCGGCCGGCCGAGCTGCAACGGCGGGCCATCGAAGCCCGCGCCGGCGGCGGCACGTCCCAGTTCGCGTCGGAGAAGCAGGGCTGGTACGACCGCGATGCGGGGGCGTCCACGGTGCGTGAGGTGGTCGCGCTGCTGGCCGCGGCCGCTGGCGGCGCTCGGGGTTGTGACGCTGGCGGCCCCTCGTCGGGTCTGTAG